In Euphorbia lathyris chromosome 2, ddEupLath1.1, whole genome shotgun sequence, the sequence ATGGGATAAAGTGATTCCAACTAATTCGCAGATGATGTTTTACACCTCTTCTTTCAATTGGTGGCTAAATTCCAATTTAGATCAATCATGGACTTTTCGTAACATCCTATAGCCAACTTTCTTTGTATATAGTATCTGGTGGTTATGGAAGTGGCGAAATGAGAAGGTTTTCTCTTCTGTAGCTCTTAACGCTTACTCTATTAACAAAATCACCATGTTCTATGAAGAATTCATCTGAGCTCAAAAGCTCCAACACACTGGCTCACCTATTTGCAAACATATGATCTGGATCTCGTGGCATCCACCTAACTCGAGATGGATGAAACTAAATACGGACGGGGCATGTAAAGGGAATCCCGGGATGGCTTCAGTAGGTGGTCTGCTTAGAGATGAGCAGGGACGTTGGTTGGAGGTTTTGGTGCCAATATTGGTTACTGTACTTTAGCTGCTGCGGAATTATGGGGCCTCTATTTTGGACTAAAGTTAGCCTGGGACCGAGTCATCAAAAAGCTACTTGTGGAGTTGGATTCGAAGATTACTTTACAGTACATGACAGGGGGTATGGAGGTGCATCACCAGTTTTCCTTGCTTATCCATAGGTGTACTGGACTCCGGGACAGATAATGGAGCATTCTCTTTATTCATACGTATCGTGAAGGCAACAGGGTAGCCAATTGGCTGGTGAATTTCACAGGTTTTTATCCACTGGGTCACCATGAGTTTGGTGTGCCTCTTGCAGACCTCGAGGAAGTCTTTGCAATTGATTACATGGGCTTTGTTTTTAGTCGTTTGATTTGTAGTTAGATTTTcttttctcctcctcttcttgttttttttttttttgggcttCCTGCCTTCTTTTATCtactaaaaatattattcttcaaaaaaatatatatatacatgttaatTATGACAATTCATACATGTTAATTATATTAGTTATTGTTTATGCTCTAACCTTTGAGTTTGACGACCAAATGCCATTTCAACAAAGAAATTATGGTGTGTTCAACTTATTTTGTGTCATCTATTCTTTTTTCAATAATTAGTTGTGAATCTTACTTGTAGACATTGTTGACTAATGTACTCTTCAATTGTTGTTTCTAATCCTTCCAAAAAAgttgttttttcaatttttaattccaatttttaattgatttattgtatataggtatttttttttaaatatttctaAGTGTTtttttaagcaaaaaaaaagtTCTAACTGTTCAGACAtggaataaataattttttaataaaatggaTTACTGTTCGATTTTAACATGAATCAAATTGGATCAGTCGAATTACAATTTGGTTTAGTTTAGTAATTTGGTTTGAGTATTTGGTTTGAGTTTTGGACTGATCTCGCACATGTTCACCTGTAGCCTTTTCATTTctaggttaatttcaaataaattctacgtggtttcacattttttgtaaatcagtatctataattttttattacaaGCCGAACTTTTTGatttgtaaaattttcattttttattgattttaccaaatttattgaacaacctcaaaatggaaattttcaagaattaaaaattGTTTAGCATCATATTTATtatgaaactacattttttatttttaaaattatcatttttgaaCTTATCTCTCTAATCatcaactttctctctcatacaaaaaaaattttacaaaccacaattcgatttgtaacaaaaaaaaatacaaattaaatcACAAATACCGATCTCTAACAAaacattaatatttatttgattttttttttttttttttttttgttgttgttgttaaagAAAGTCTTTCCCTCGTTTTAAACTAACAAGTTATGCATAAATAAAGATCCTTAATTTGGTCCCCTTTTTACTTCAAGTATATTATTAAGAGAGAGATCATCAATCTTTAAACATGAAAGAAATGAGGCTGAAATCAATCCACATTTCAATCCCACAACAAAAGAAAACTACAATTTGTCTTCCAAACCAAACTCCAAATTCTCAAAACTATTCTTACTCCATCATCATCTTCAATGGAAACCCTTTCAAGCTCAGTTTCAACCCTCAACGTCCCAGCTCTCCATTCATCATCGCGTAATCTCTATCCCCCATCCACATCTCACCACCTACATCTTCTACATTCCACCCCCAAATCCAATTCAAATTCCACCAAAACCCTAACCCAAATCTCATCCCTCAACAACGTCCTCAATCACCCCCTCAACGCCTCCCAATTTTCCTCCCCCAAACCATCTCCCACTCTTACCCACAAAAACCCAGCCACCGGATATGCCGCTGCCCTTATAAACATACTCCAATCCAACAATTACTCTCTCGATTCTGCTGTAAAAGATGTGCGGAGATTTTCGAGAGTGCTCCAGGAGGAGGGGATTGTGTCAATTTTGATTAATCCGAATTTGGGTGAGAAAGAGAAGGGTCGGGTTATCAATGAAGTGGGGAAGATTGGGAAATTTAATAGGTTTTTGGTGAGATTGATGAAGATGTTGATAGAGAAGAAGAATAATTTGGGGATGGTGAAGCAAGT encodes:
- the LOC136217441 gene encoding uncharacterized protein, which gives rise to METLSSSVSTLNVPALHSSSRNLYPPSTSHHLHLLHSTPKSNSNSTKTLTQISSLNNVLNHPLNASQFSSPKPSPTLTHKNPATGYAAALINILQSNNYSLDSAVKDVRRFSRVLQEEGIVSILINPNLGEKEKGRVINEVGKIGKFNRFLVRLMKMLIEKKNNLGMVKQVLVEFQRICDELNGIEVVMVSTKKKMEEKEVFGIARRVQKISGAVQVKVRNLVDDNLNLPSFAF